The Aureitalea marina genome includes a window with the following:
- a CDS encoding DUF2795 domain-containing protein, translating to MYWTLELASYLSDAPWPATKDELIDYAIRTGAPLEVVENLQAIEDEGDSYDSIEEIWPDYPTDEDYLWNEDEY from the coding sequence ATGTATTGGACCTTAGAACTGGCATCTTATTTAAGCGATGCCCCCTGGCCGGCGACCAAGGACGAATTGATCGATTATGCGATCCGAACAGGAGCTCCCCTAGAGGTTGTTGAAAACCTGCAAGCGATCGAAGATGAAGGAGATTCCTACGACTCGATCGAAGAGATCTGGCCGGACTATCCCACAGATGAAGATTATCTGTGGAACGAAGATGAATACTAA
- a CDS encoding cob(I)yrinic acid a,c-diamide adenosyltransferase yields the protein MKIYTKTGDQGTTALFGGTRVPKHHVRIESYGTVDELNSHLGLIRDQEINPHYQDVLIGVQDKLFTVGAILATDPEKAVLKSGKERLNIPKISEGDIEFLEKEMDQMNDALPPMTHFVLPGGHTTVSYCHIARCVCRRAERLATLLHENEGIDTRVLQYLNRLSDYLFVLARKLSHDLQANEIKWVPEKY from the coding sequence ATGAAGATCTACACCAAAACAGGAGATCAGGGGACCACTGCTCTCTTCGGTGGTACACGAGTACCCAAACACCATGTCAGGATCGAATCCTATGGAACCGTGGACGAGCTTAATTCTCACCTCGGACTTATCCGGGATCAGGAGATCAATCCACACTACCAGGATGTTCTTATCGGGGTTCAGGATAAACTATTTACCGTCGGCGCCATCCTGGCTACCGACCCGGAGAAAGCTGTCCTGAAAAGTGGAAAGGAGCGCTTAAATATTCCCAAGATCAGTGAAGGGGATATCGAATTTCTCGAAAAGGAGATGGATCAAATGAACGATGCGCTTCCTCCTATGACCCACTTCGTCCTGCCCGGAGGACATACTACGGTGTCATATTGTCATATTGCCCGCTGTGTTTGCCGAAGAGCCGAGCGTTTAGCCACCTTGCTACATGAAAATGAGGGGATTGACACCCGGGTATTGCAATATCTTAACCGACTTTCTGACTATCTCTTTGTACTGGCACGGAAGTTGTCCCATGATCTGCAGGCAAACGAGATAAAATGGGTGCCTGAGAAGTACTAA
- a CDS encoding ABC transporter ATP-binding protein, giving the protein MNSVIKIREIKRDFPLGQEVVKVLKGIDLDIEKGEYVALMGPSGSGKSTLMNLLGCLDTPTSGSYLLNGKDVSNMSDDELADIRNTEIGFVFQTFNLLPRTTALENVALPMIYAGASKSQRADRASEVLTDVGLADRMDHKPNQLSGGQRQRVAVGRALVNKPSIILADEPTGNLDSKTSAEIMDLFDEIHSAGNTVIIVTHEEDIAEHAHRVIRLKDGMVESDIRTK; this is encoded by the coding sequence ATGAACTCAGTGATCAAGATCAGGGAAATCAAACGAGATTTTCCACTCGGACAAGAGGTTGTAAAAGTCCTGAAAGGGATAGACCTGGATATTGAAAAAGGTGAATATGTCGCCCTAATGGGACCATCTGGTTCCGGGAAATCGACCCTGATGAACCTATTGGGATGTCTGGACACTCCGACTTCTGGTTCCTATCTTCTGAATGGCAAAGACGTGAGTAATATGTCGGACGATGAATTGGCCGATATCCGGAATACCGAGATCGGTTTTGTGTTTCAGACTTTTAATCTATTACCTCGGACAACCGCTCTCGAAAATGTAGCACTTCCTATGATCTACGCAGGGGCCAGTAAAAGCCAACGCGCGGATCGCGCTTCGGAAGTATTGACGGATGTGGGATTGGCAGACCGAATGGACCACAAGCCCAATCAGCTTTCCGGGGGTCAGCGCCAGCGGGTCGCCGTAGGGAGAGCCCTGGTCAATAAGCCCTCCATCATTTTAGCGGATGAGCCTACCGGTAACCTGGATTCCAAGACCTCGGCCGAGATCATGGATCTGTTTGACGAGATCCACTCTGCGGGAAATACCGTGATCATTGTTACTCACGAAGAGGACATAGCCGAACATGCTCATCGAGTGATCCGCCTCAAAGACGGTATGGTAGAAAGCGATATCCGCACCAAATAG
- a CDS encoding O-methyltransferase, which yields MLKIALAYLRFLTKSLHLHGIHSPFVYEFQQRCVKDRNRYPEYKILEQHRMALLNRRDAIEVTDLGAGSRVFRSDVRSVRSVARNAGIGSHRQQLLFRLCRYFNIGSALELGTSLGMGSLAIKLACPEVHLVTVEGCPNTAHVAEAEWLHTGVDGIDLRRQSFEEFFETLEEERFDLIYIDGDHSYAGTMAAFDRFEANCTENGMMIFDDIYWSQEMTRAWEEIRQNPRISVSIDSFGWGIAFFRREQEKQHFYLRV from the coding sequence ATGCTAAAAATAGCTCTGGCATATCTAAGATTCTTAACAAAGTCTCTGCACCTCCACGGAATCCACTCCCCTTTTGTGTATGAGTTCCAACAAAGATGTGTTAAGGATAGAAACCGTTATCCGGAGTACAAGATCTTGGAGCAACACCGAATGGCCTTATTAAATCGGCGGGATGCCATTGAGGTAACTGACTTGGGAGCGGGATCCAGGGTATTTCGGTCGGATGTGAGAAGTGTACGATCCGTTGCCAGAAATGCGGGGATCGGTAGTCATAGACAGCAACTACTTTTCAGATTGTGCCGGTATTTCAACATAGGTTCTGCTCTGGAATTGGGAACTTCATTAGGAATGGGTAGTCTGGCCATTAAATTGGCTTGCCCCGAAGTTCACTTGGTAACGGTTGAAGGCTGTCCTAATACAGCCCATGTTGCCGAAGCAGAATGGCTTCATACCGGTGTAGATGGAATTGATCTTAGAAGGCAGTCATTTGAGGAATTCTTTGAGACCCTCGAGGAAGAACGATTCGACCTTATTTATATCGATGGAGACCACAGTTATGCAGGCACCATGGCCGCCTTTGATCGGTTCGAGGCGAACTGTACGGAAAACGGAATGATGATCTTCGACGATATCTATTGGAGCCAAGAAATGACCCGAGCCTGGGAAGAGATCAGACAGAACCCAAGAATTAGTGTAAGCATTGACAGCTTTGGATGGGGCATTGCCTTCTTTAGAAGAGAGCAAGAGAAGCAGCATTTTTACCTCAGGGTGTAA
- a CDS encoding four helix bundle protein, translated as MDHKTLTTWTTAMELTRSIYSITQTFPKQEQYGITRQARRAAVYVPSNIAEGCARKSDKELSHFIHIALGSLAELETLILISYDLGYIEQTTPTELKITRLRKLLLGLRK; from the coding sequence ATGGATCACAAAACCCTGACAACATGGACAACGGCCATGGAACTGACCCGATCAATTTATTCAATCACTCAGACTTTCCCAAAACAAGAACAATACGGAATTACCCGTCAAGCAAGAAGAGCTGCAGTTTATGTACCTTCCAATATAGCAGAAGGTTGTGCGAGGAAAAGTGATAAAGAGCTTTCTCATTTTATTCATATTGCTTTAGGATCTCTTGCCGAATTGGAAACCCTGATCTTAATATCCTATGACCTTGGATACATTGAACAAACAACCCCAACTGAGCTTAAAATAACCAGACTAAGAAAACTGCTTCTGGGCTTGAGAAAGTAG